The following are from one region of the Cryptococcus deuterogattii R265 chromosome 8, complete sequence genome:
- a CDS encoding ribonuclease P/MRP protein subunit POP1, protein MSKPQGKAVPSKPYGRPQKPIPKTVDLLKKNQAAAAKGKGKENEVLGNVMNLVDEVKRLPGMISVEKFAQTRAMEIHAFQTAIKTAAAQGSTRAFQSLPRHLRRRAASHNPRRVPKRLRSRAAAEIDAGDTIAKKHRKIAKLRAKGNLRDRLSRTAIFRIRQRSKRWLPTHIWHAKRYHMANIWGWRLPVTPTLKSFRSAYRAGKRKAIAWDMSYYGVIEVEGMRGGIVKLLTGVTFGKFAGDKFEDGARVAEVLVHQPESFPRGLIGPAEVLWQPLTQDKSPLNDARRIWIRIHSSIFEQVFSALKAVSGNILAEESLSKRGKALQIRDLRGELESFEIMGPKSGEVLRRVLRLCKSEKGVKSKFFNALGDPAEVPSRAIVGLNVHDPRLHFPPPQIKEYEGSLSNDGVLRSNDILPSSELAQSELWDPTTRELALEVTYTKYQLDARRHKLGIPGTRLHPTSSDNRIPLILFQRSTHPPPSTTPQSFHGFTLLFPSCWAQYLLTSIAYTGTLIGGLNERKVQHREAGTPSFPEHFGQVCVAGEEWEKSKAEEAEERWKRKPPAKRVAFDKLGTSHPWIPDWSALMGKGVTTSEETAVNGEPSIHPYLLPHPFTAHLDASLTPSKLLKNINIFRSQRGLSALPSAKQIELFREAVVHVELNVLGRGSPGDMAVICGLTEEERKAWIEAYEGESDEFGLAGEISELQRLGEARAPEENIIGYTSTGNISLSRGKGHALGIITLAGYLDLLKAAGAEVKGNKWDGRTLVCVRNRDGRIARFAEVRVVC, encoded by the exons ATGTCCAAGCCGCAAGGCAAAGCTGTACCTTCAAAGCCATATGGACGACCACAGAAACCTATACCCAAGACAGTCGatctcttgaagaagaatcaggctgcagctgcaaagggcaagggcaaagagaaTGAGGTCCTCGGTAATGTTATGAATCTCGTAGATG AAGTGAAGAGGCTTCCTGGGATGATATCGGTGGAAAAGTTTGCCCAG ACAAGAGCGATGGAGATACATGCATTCCAGACAGCCATCAAGACTGCCGC AGCTCAAGGAAGTACTCGTGCCTTCCAATCATTacctcgtcatcttcgacGTCGAGCTGCGAGCCATAACCCCCGTCGAGTGCCGAAACGTCTCCGAAGTCGAGCAGCTGCCGAG ATCGACGCCGGAGACACAATAGCAAAGAAACATCGCAAAATCGCTAAACTCCGGGCTAAAGGCAACCTCCGCGACCGACTTTCCCGTACAGCCATCTTTCGTATCCGCCAACGTTCCAAGCGCTGGCTACCAACACATATATGGCATGCGAAGCGGTATCACATGGCGAATATCTGGGGATGGAGGTTACCTGTCACACCAACGCTGAAGAGTTTTAGGTCGGCCTATAGGgcagggaagagaaaggcaATTGCGTGGGACATGAGTTATTATGGTGTGATCgaagtggaagggatgaGGGGGGGGATTGTAAAGTTGTTGACTGGAGTGACTTTTGGAAAGTTTGCAGGTGACAA GTTTGAGGATGGAGCGAGGGTAGCAGAAGTTTTGGTACACCAACCTGAATCTTTCCCTAGAGGATTAATTGGACCAGCAGAAGTCCTTTGGCAACCTTTGACGCAAGACAAAAGCCCACTTAACGACGCTCGTCGTATCTGGATTCGAATCCATTCATCCATATTTGAACAAGTGTTTTCAGCCCTCAAAGCTGTTTCTGGTAACATCTTGGCCGAAGAAAGCCTCTCCAAACGAGGTAAAGCGCTTCAGATCAGGGACCTTCGCGGGGAATTGGAGTCGTTTGAGATTATGGGACCTAAATCCGGTGAGGTGCTAAGAAGAGTGTTACGGTTGTGTAAGAGTGAAAAGGGGGTGAAATCGAAG TTTTTCAACGCTTTGGGAGATCCTGCAGAGGTGCCATCGAGAGCGATAGTGGGGTTGAACGTGCATGATCCTAGGTTACA TTTTCCGCCGCCACAAATCAAAGAATATGAAGGCAGTTTATCCAACGATGGCGTCTTGCGTTCCAATGACATTCTACCGTCGTCAGAGCTCGCCCAATCTGAATTATGGGACCCAACTACTCGTGAGCTTGCTTTAGAGGTCACTTACACAAAATATCAGTTGGACGCTCGCCGACACAAA CTTGGAATACCCGGTACTCGTCTGCATCCTACATCCTCCGATAACCGTATCCCCcttatcctcttccaacgtTCCACCCATCCCCCGCCTTCCACCACACCCCAGTCCTTCCATGGTTTTacactcctcttcccttcttgctGGGCACAGTATCTTCTCACTTCCATAGCGTACACAGGTACTTTGATTGGTGGTTTGAACGAGAGGAAAGTTCAACATCGTGAGGCTGGTACGCCTAGTTTCCCGGAGCACTTTGGTCAGGTTTGTGTggctggagaagaatgggagaagagtaaggcggaagaggcggaggagaggtggaaaagaaagcCACCGGCGAAGAGGGTAGCGTTTGATAAGCTGGGGACGAGTCATCCTTGGATACCCGATTGGAGTGCGTTGATG GGGAAAGGGGTAACGACCTCGGAAGAGACTGCTGTGAATGGCGAACCATCTATCCACCcttaccttcttcctcatccatttACCGCTCATCTCGATGCGTCTCTAACTCCATCTAAATTGTTGAAGaacatcaacatctttcGCTCCCAGCGCGGCCTATCCGCCTTGCCATCTGCTAAGCAAATTGAGCTGTTCAGGGAAGCTGTCGTGCACGTGGAGCTGAACGTCCTTGGAAGAGGGTCACCCGGCGATATGGCAGTCATTTGTGGACTgaccgaggaggaaaggaaggccTGGATAGAGGCATATGAAGGGGAAAGTGATGAGTTTGGATTAGCGGGGGAGATCAGTGAGCTTCAGCGA TTGGGCGAAGCCCGTGCACCCGAAGAAAATATCATAGGCTACACGTCAACGGGcaacatctctctctcaagAGGTAAAGGCCATGCTCTCGGTATAATTACTCTTGCGGGGTATCTGGATCTTCTCAAAGCTGCAGGCGCggaggtgaaggggaataagtgggatggaaggacgTTGGTCTGCGTGAGGAAtagggatgggaggataGCGAGGTTTGCAGAGGTGCGGGTGGTCTGTTAA
- a CDS encoding inositolphosphorylceramide synthase, with amino-acid sequence MPAIRSLTNTISSCVSTISPHAAFHYFLHALSASIRRLDLSRDPRKTLNRVRQHRFTLANTLPRAFMLLCASYSLYIMTSPPFPLKLGIPIAYIVAVIFPITSQFVWPATPIFAWLITFFSARFIPSGHRPEIHVALLPALESVLYGANISDLQTRYTNAFLDVIAWLPYGVLHFTLPFVVAVILWSLGPRGAVQFWGLAFGWMNLLGVVCQLLFPAAAPWYEIIHGLTPADYSMAGSPGGLMRIDRVFHSSGYTNAFGSAPLVFGAFPSLHSGCAVMEALFLSHFFPSLKGLYWGYVGVLWWATMYLSHHYLIDLVGGACLSVLVFYLCMPEGFKDVDQIQWEAVEGDGYEMIGGPKTGTGPEIDLDEEIRKLEEQGEALFEHMIGEDEESRIDTRGEGNSGMGGGNVSGNESADSAGDSSKGKGKQAAKTKPKMKEQRSVSWGETKVVGEGAQVVSEDSS; translated from the exons GCGCTCTCCGCCTCTATCCGCCGTCTCGACCTCTCCCGCGACCCGCGCAAGACCTTGAACCGTGTCAGGCAGCACAGGTTCACTCTTGCCAATACACTGCCACGCGCCTTCATGCTTCTATGCGCATCCTACAGTCTCTACATCATGACTTCTCCGCCCTTCCCACTCAAGCTGGGGATACCCATCGCTTACATCGTCGCTgtcatcttcccaatcaCCTCTCAGTTTGTCTGGCCTGCTACACCTATTTTTGCGTGGCTCATCACCTTTTTCTCCGCCCGTTTCATCCCTTCAGGTCACCGGCCAGAAATCCACgtcgcccttcttccggcGCTTGAATCCGTTCTTTATGGTGCCAACATTTCTGATCTCCAAACAAGATATACCAACGCTTTCCTCGATGTGATCGCCTGGCTGCCCTATGGGGTGTTGCATTTCACTCTCCCATTCGTTGTGGCTGTCATCCTTTGGTCACTGGGACCTAGGGGTGCGGTTCAGTTCTGGGGATTAGCGTTTGGGTGGATGAATTTGCTGGGTGTAGTCTGTcagctccttttccctgCTGCTGCGCCTT GGTACGAAATCATTCACGGTCTTACCCCCGCCGACTACTCCATGGCCGGCTCTCCCGGCGGTCTCATGCGTATCGACCGCGTTTTCCACTCTTCAGGCTACACCAACGCATTCGGCTCTGCTCCTCTTGTGTTTGGcgccttcccctccctccatTCCGGATGTGCCGTCATGGAagccctcttcctctcccatttcttcccatccctcaAGGGTCTGTATTGGGGCTACGTCGGTGTCCTTTGGTGGGCGACCATGTACCTCTCTCACCACTACCTCATCGACCTCGTTGGTGGAGCTTGTCTGAGCGTTTTAGTTTTCTACTTGTGCATGCCTGAAGGTTTCAAGGATGTGGATCAGATTCAGTGGGAGGCggtggaaggggatggGTATGAGATGATTGGTGGGCCCAAGACGGGCACGGGTCCTGAGATTGAtttggatgaggagattaGAAAATtggaagaacaaggtgaaGCGCTTTTCGAGCACATGATaggggaggatgaagagtcTAGAATCGATAcaaggggagagggaaataGTGGCATGGGAGGCGGGAATGTGAGTGGGAACGAAAGCGCGGACAGTGCAGGTGATAGCagcaagggaaaggggaagcaAGCTGCCAAAACAAAGccaaagatgaaggagcaAAGATCTGTTAGCTGGGGAGAGACAAAGGTGGTGGGTGAAGGCGCGCAAGTGGTTTCAGAGGATAGCTCTTAG
- a CDS encoding ribosomal protein S18 translates to MSFSRIPRLTSAVRALHTSAPARQPAANPTEIFQKAFGERAAAQTSPLVKNDIQDNREQFKANQFVAPHAFTKEAIFPTPRPLPRAPLLGPPKKIAVKLDPFYITKTNPLVHDMNPNFAYEFVNPMGKIRSRAETGLTWKSQRRVGKLVRRARAMGIISRWTNRPVPGGLGWSY, encoded by the exons ATGTCCTTTTCACGTATCCCTCGTCTTACTTCCGCCGTTCGCGCTCTCCACACCTCCGCTCCCGCCAGACAACCCGCTGCCAACCCTACCGAGATTTTCCAAAAAGCCTTTGGCGAACGAGCTGCTGCCCAAACTTCGCCTCTGGTGAAGAACGACATCCAGGATAACCGAGAACAGTTCAAGGCCAATCAA TTTGTTGCCCCCCACGCATTCACCAAGGAAGCCATCTTCCCCACACCTCGACCTTTGCCCCGAGCACCTCTTCTCGGCCCTCCCAAAAAAATCGCCGTCAAGCTTGATCCTTTCTACATCACCAAAACCAATCCCTTGGTACACGATATGAACCCTAATTTCGCATATGAATTCGTCAACCCGATGGGCAAGATAAGAAGTCGGGCAGAGACTGGGTTGACTTGGAAGTCGCAAAGGCGCGTGGGTAAACTTGtgaggagggcgagggcgATGGGTATTATCAGTCGGTGGACAAACAGGCCTGTACCAGGAGGGTTGGGATGGAGTTATTAG